In Candidatus Hydrogenedentota bacterium, a single window of DNA contains:
- a CDS encoding DUF1080 domain-containing protein, translating to MKRNMSLIAFTALLCFAFAHGETTEPAMEALPMELIPLLMDIPSWTPLFEDDLSNAQLEPGGWSFENGVLTTRGKGDIWTQASYGNFMLNVEYKCEDNTNSGIFFRCTDIKNSVQSALEIQILQNNDDYKNPKHHCGGLFDCKEPARLLVKKAGEWNHCVVVAKDKNVYVLLNGEQVLGLNLDLWTEAHKNPDGTPNKYKNAYKDMALEGVVGLQDHGQPVSFRNLRIKELD from the coding sequence ATGAAACGCAACATGTCTTTAATCGCCTTTACCGCTCTCCTTTGTTTTGCCTTTGCCCACGGAGAAACAACAGAGCCTGCAATGGAAGCCTTGCCCATGGAATTGATTCCGCTCCTCATGGATATCCCCTCGTGGACGCCTTTATTTGAGGATGATCTGTCCAATGCGCAGCTTGAGCCGGGCGGCTGGTCTTTCGAAAATGGAGTACTGACCACCCGGGGTAAGGGCGACATTTGGACCCAAGCCTCTTACGGCAATTTTATGTTGAATGTGGAATACAAGTGTGAAGACAACACGAACAGCGGCATCTTTTTCCGTTGCACCGATATCAAAAATTCGGTGCAGTCTGCTTTAGAAATTCAAATTCTCCAAAATAACGACGACTACAAAAACCCAAAACACCATTGCGGCGGACTCTTTGATTGTAAGGAGCCGGCGCGCTTGTTAGTCAAAAAAGCAGGTGAATGGAATCACTGCGTTGTCGTGGCAAAAGATAAAAACGTCTATGTGCTCTTGAATGGAGAACAAGTGCTGGGCTTGAATCTTGACCTTTGGACAGAAGCCCATAAAAACCCGGACGGCACGCCCAACAAATATAAGAACGCCTATAAAGACATGGCATTGGAAGGGGTTGTGGGATTGCAGGATCATGGACAACCCGTTAGTTTTCGCAACCTCAGAATCAAAGAACTGGATTAA
- the purE gene encoding 5-(carboxyamino)imidazole ribonucleotide mutase, with translation MNKGALTVVDSTETKLVTVLMGSASDWNTMEHAHALLERFGVPHSCKVISAHRTPDLLVSYVREAEAAGTQIFIAGAGLAAALPGAIAALTTRPVLGVPIQTGALNGHDALLAMAQMPPGIPVGALAIGTGGAVNAALMAVAILALNSADYDQKLRLYREEQAAKFTDTTLPC, from the coding sequence ATGAATAAAGGAGCGTTAACCGTGGTTGATTCAACCGAAACCAAATTGGTGACTGTATTGATGGGAAGTGCTTCCGACTGGAATACCATGGAGCATGCCCATGCTTTATTGGAGCGCTTCGGCGTGCCCCACAGCTGCAAGGTGATTTCCGCACACCGTACCCCGGATTTGCTCGTTTCTTATGTGAGAGAAGCGGAAGCCGCGGGGACACAGATCTTTATTGCAGGGGCAGGCTTGGCGGCCGCCTTACCCGGCGCAATCGCCGCTTTGACGACGCGCCCCGTCTTGGGCGTGCCAATACAAACAGGCGCGCTCAATGGTCACGATGCGCTGCTGGCCATGGCCCAGATGCCGCCCGGCATTCCTGTGGGCGCCTTGGCGATTGGAACAGGCGGCGCAGTGAATGCGGCGTTAATGGCGGTGGCAATCCTGGCGCTTAACTCAGCTGATTACGACCAAAAGCTGCGCCTCTATCGCGAAGAGCAGGCAGCAAAGTTTACCGACACTACCTTGCCTTGTTAA
- a CDS encoding L-rhamnose isomerase: MNEKTIEQGYTYAREAYAALGVDVEAALKQLAKIPVSLHCWQDDDVGGFENLAAASGGGIQATGNYKGKARTPDELRQDMEKAFSLIPGKHRANIHAMYAETGGQKVERDALEPKHFQNWIDWAKGLGLALDFNPTCFGHPKADDGFTLAHYDEGIRNFWIDHCIACRKIGAAMGKALGSACLTNVWVPDGFKDIPIDRNKSREILRDALDDVFGDEIDGSLNLDAVESKLFGIGSESCVIGSHEFYMGYAQSREILLTLDAGHFHPTEVISDKISAILLFLDEILLHVSRGVRWDSDHVVILNDELLAIAQEIVRNNYLDRVHIGLDFFDASINRVAAWVIGTRAMIKALLIAMLEPTDTLRALERNGAYTERLAFLEDLKTMPFGAVWNYYCLANNTLPDGAWMESVLRYEKEVLVKRD, translated from the coding sequence ATGAACGAAAAAACCATCGAACAAGGATATACTTATGCCCGGGAGGCTTATGCGGCTCTGGGCGTTGATGTGGAAGCTGCCTTAAAACAGTTGGCGAAAATTCCGGTGTCCCTTCATTGTTGGCAAGACGATGACGTGGGCGGTTTCGAAAATCTCGCTGCTGCCAGCGGCGGTGGTATACAGGCAACAGGCAATTACAAAGGCAAGGCGCGTACGCCCGATGAATTACGCCAAGATATGGAAAAAGCCTTCAGCCTCATTCCCGGAAAACACCGTGCCAACATCCATGCCATGTACGCGGAAACGGGCGGGCAAAAAGTGGAACGGGATGCACTGGAACCCAAGCACTTTCAAAATTGGATAGACTGGGCGAAAGGGCTGGGGCTGGCACTCGATTTCAACCCCACCTGCTTCGGACATCCCAAGGCGGACGACGGCTTCACCTTGGCGCATTATGATGAGGGGATCAGAAACTTTTGGATCGACCATTGCATTGCCTGCCGCAAAATCGGCGCCGCCATGGGCAAAGCCTTAGGGTCTGCCTGCTTGACCAATGTGTGGGTGCCCGATGGCTTTAAAGATATCCCCATCGACCGCAATAAATCACGAGAAATTTTGCGTGATGCGCTGGATGATGTGTTCGGGGATGAAATCGATGGGAGCCTGAATTTGGACGCTGTCGAATCCAAGCTATTCGGGATCGGATCCGAAAGTTGTGTTATTGGTTCCCACGAGTTTTATATGGGCTATGCCCAGTCCAGAGAAATACTGCTGACCTTGGACGCCGGCCATTTCCATCCTACCGAAGTCATTTCCGATAAAATCAGTGCCATCCTTCTTTTCTTGGATGAGATTTTGCTCCACGTGAGCCGCGGCGTGCGCTGGGACAGTGATCACGTCGTTATTTTGAATGATGAACTCCTCGCCATCGCTCAGGAAATCGTGCGCAATAACTATCTGGATCGGGTCCATATTGGATTGGATTTCTTTGATGCCAGTATCAACCGCGTTGCTGCGTGGGTCATCGGCACCCGTGCCATGATCAAAGCTTTATTGATCGCCATGCTGGAACCGACCGACACATTACGTGCCTTGGAGCGCAACGGTGCTTATACCGAGCGTCTCGCTTTCTTGGAAGACCTCAAAACGATGCCCTTTGGCGCCGTTTGGAATTACTATTGCCTTGCCAACAATACGCTGCCTGACGGCGCGTGGATGGAATCTGTACTCCGCTATGAGAAGGAAGTACTTGTGAAACGGGATTAA
- a CDS encoding class I SAM-dependent rRNA methyltransferase has protein sequence MALLKPNEERRLLRGHLWAYRNEFQVLPPCADGAVFDIFSSSKRFVARAFFQQEGGIAGRVISRHQRSVDESFFRNKLEGAKRLRARLFPNAAVYRWVHGESDGMPGLVIDRYDRVAVVQSSCFFYKRYREQLARLLLQEEGIRSLLFLDGDSVESRGEACAETLLSIDGVSARLSLERPQKTGLFLDQRENWPLIRRFAKDKRVLDGYCHHGFWGIHAAQAGAAEVIGVDSSPAAVAQANGNAELNAVQESCRFIQMQMEAMLQGDETFDVIVLDPPAFAKTRRQGSRAMGRYEDINRRALKALRPDGILFTCSCSHFLPRDRFLEVIKRSARSSGRKVQLLALRGASPDHPVLPMMPETEYLKCAILRVD, from the coding sequence ATGGCTCTATTAAAACCCAATGAGGAGCGGCGTCTCCTGAGAGGACACCTGTGGGCATATCGAAATGAATTTCAAGTGCTGCCCCCCTGTGCAGATGGAGCCGTCTTCGACATCTTTTCGTCCTCCAAACGCTTCGTTGCCCGCGCCTTCTTCCAACAAGAAGGCGGCATTGCCGGCCGTGTTATCTCCCGCCATCAACGTAGTGTGGATGAATCCTTTTTCCGAAACAAATTGGAAGGGGCAAAGCGATTGCGCGCACGTCTTTTCCCAAACGCAGCCGTCTACCGCTGGGTGCATGGGGAAAGTGACGGCATGCCGGGTCTGGTCATTGACCGCTACGACCGGGTTGCTGTTGTGCAATCCTCTTGTTTCTTTTACAAACGATACCGGGAGCAGCTGGCAAGGCTTCTGTTGCAGGAAGAGGGGATTCGTTCCCTATTGTTTTTGGATGGAGACAGCGTTGAGAGCCGGGGAGAGGCATGTGCTGAAACGCTCTTATCCATTGACGGCGTGAGCGCTCGATTATCGCTCGAAAGACCCCAAAAAACAGGGCTGTTCCTCGATCAACGGGAAAACTGGCCCCTTATACGACGCTTTGCCAAAGACAAGCGCGTATTGGATGGCTACTGTCACCACGGTTTTTGGGGCATTCATGCGGCACAGGCGGGCGCCGCAGAGGTTATCGGCGTCGACAGCTCACCTGCCGCTGTGGCGCAGGCCAACGGTAACGCAGAATTGAACGCCGTGCAAGAAAGCTGTCGTTTCATCCAAATGCAAATGGAAGCCATGCTCCAAGGGGATGAGACTTTCGATGTCATTGTTTTGGACCCGCCTGCCTTTGCGAAAACACGCAGACAAGGAAGCAGGGCAATGGGGCGTTATGAGGACATTAACCGCAGGGCATTGAAAGCCCTCCGTCCAGACGGTATCCTCTTCACGTGCAGCTGCTCACATTTTTTGCCTCGCGACCGCTTCTTAGAGGTCATCAAGCGTTCTGCGCGCTCATCCGGACGAAAGGTACAGCTCTTGGCGCTGCGCGGCGCTTCTCCGGACCATCCCGTCCTGCCCATGATGCCGGAAACGGAATACTTAAAGTGCGCCATCCTCCGAGTGGACTGA
- a CDS encoding ribonucleoside triphosphate reductase, giving the protein MLAENTKPENVQAPNVFLTQIEKRDGRKVPFDASKITAALLKAGRATGEFGEEVARQLTMRVLGVYQQLGRPGIPTVEAIQDVVEEVLLTTSYKKTGKAYILYRDQHARVRELISKADVELIDRYLDRMDWKVRENSNMGYSLQGLNNYISSEVSKNYWLNKVYTEQIRNAHANGDLHIHDLGLLSVYCVGWDLQDLLRSGFCGAPGKAESSPARHFRSALGQVVNFFYTLQGEAAGAQAFSNFDTLLAPFIRHDGLDYEEVKQALQEFVFNLNVATRVGFQTPFTNLTMDLQPPSTLAHENVIIGGELQESTYCEYTEEMVLLNRAFLEVLTEGDAKGRVFSFPIPTYNITPDFDWDAPGLDALWEVTARYGIPYFANFVNSQMSVEDARSMCCRLRLDVSALRQRGGGLFGANPLTGSIGVVTINMPRLGYLAKDESEFLERLNRLMDIAYESLETKRAILEAYTDKKLYPYTRFYLRDVHAHGGSYWCNHFSTIGLVGMNEACMNLLGVDIGTEAGRAFAAKILDHMRDRLKTYQEESNNFYNLEATPAEGTTYRLAQLDRQRFPKIIFANDDNVKEGAEPFYSNSTQLPVDYGDDIFTIFDLQDELQSKYTGGTVLHVFLGEAVADPQSVKQFVKRVCEKYTLPYFTLSPSFSICPNHGYFQGEISTCPHCETEMEVYSRIVGYLRPVNQWNAGKQEEFGMRSRYRVEDAGAVKEKLSTAP; this is encoded by the coding sequence ATGTTGGCGGAAAATACCAAGCCTGAAAATGTTCAGGCACCCAATGTTTTTTTGACGCAGATTGAAAAGCGAGACGGCAGAAAAGTTCCTTTTGATGCCTCGAAAATAACGGCTGCTTTGTTGAAGGCGGGACGGGCGACGGGCGAATTTGGCGAAGAGGTCGCCCGCCAACTGACCATGCGCGTGTTGGGCGTATACCAGCAATTAGGCCGCCCGGGCATTCCCACGGTGGAAGCGATTCAAGACGTGGTGGAAGAAGTGCTTCTTACGACGTCATACAAGAAGACGGGCAAAGCCTATATTTTATATCGTGATCAACATGCCCGTGTTCGTGAACTCATCAGCAAAGCCGATGTGGAATTGATCGACCGTTATCTGGACCGCATGGATTGGAAGGTTCGCGAAAACAGCAATATGGGCTACTCCCTGCAAGGCTTGAACAATTATATTTCCAGCGAGGTCAGCAAGAATTATTGGCTGAATAAAGTGTATACCGAGCAGATCAGGAATGCCCATGCAAACGGTGATCTGCATATTCATGACCTGGGTCTCTTGTCGGTCTATTGTGTTGGTTGGGATCTGCAAGACCTGCTGCGTTCGGGTTTTTGCGGGGCTCCGGGCAAAGCGGAGAGCTCTCCGGCACGCCATTTCCGTTCTGCCTTAGGTCAGGTCGTGAATTTCTTCTACACCCTTCAAGGTGAGGCGGCAGGCGCGCAGGCTTTCAGTAATTTCGACACGCTTCTCGCGCCCTTTATCCGTCATGATGGTCTGGATTACGAGGAAGTAAAACAAGCGCTGCAGGAATTCGTTTTCAATTTAAATGTTGCCACGCGGGTTGGCTTTCAAACGCCATTTACGAATTTGACGATGGATCTGCAGCCGCCGAGCACCTTGGCGCATGAAAACGTGATCATTGGCGGCGAACTTCAAGAGAGCACCTACTGCGAGTATACCGAGGAAATGGTGCTTCTTAATCGCGCTTTCCTCGAAGTCTTGACAGAGGGTGACGCGAAAGGACGGGTCTTCAGTTTCCCCATTCCTACCTACAATATTACGCCTGATTTTGATTGGGATGCGCCGGGTCTCGATGCTTTGTGGGAAGTGACAGCCCGCTATGGAATTCCTTATTTCGCCAATTTTGTGAATTCTCAAATGTCGGTAGAAGATGCACGCAGTATGTGCTGTCGTTTGCGCTTAGACGTCAGTGCGCTGCGTCAGCGCGGCGGTGGACTCTTCGGCGCGAATCCGCTTACCGGGAGTATCGGCGTGGTAACCATCAATATGCCCCGTCTCGGTTATCTTGCGAAGGATGAATCCGAGTTTCTCGAACGGCTCAATCGCTTGATGGATATTGCCTATGAGAGTCTGGAGACGAAGCGCGCCATACTGGAAGCCTATACGGATAAAAAGCTTTATCCTTACACGCGCTTTTATCTGCGCGATGTCCATGCCCATGGCGGCTCCTACTGGTGCAATCATTTCTCCACCATTGGGCTGGTGGGCATGAATGAAGCGTGCATGAATCTATTGGGTGTCGACATTGGCACGGAAGCAGGGCGCGCCTTTGCCGCCAAGATTTTGGATCACATGCGTGACCGGCTCAAGACCTATCAAGAAGAAAGCAATAATTTCTATAATTTGGAGGCAACGCCGGCGGAAGGAACTACCTACAGACTGGCTCAGCTCGACCGTCAACGTTTCCCCAAGATTATCTTTGCCAATGATGATAACGTGAAGGAAGGGGCGGAACCCTTTTACAGCAATTCCACCCAGTTGCCCGTCGACTACGGCGATGACATTTTTACCATCTTCGACTTGCAAGATGAGCTCCAGTCCAAGTATACGGGCGGCACCGTACTGCACGTGTTTTTGGGCGAAGCCGTTGCCGATCCTCAATCGGTGAAACAATTCGTGAAACGGGTCTGCGAAAAATATACGCTGCCGTACTTTACCTTGTCGCCCAGCTTTTCCATTTGCCCCAACCATGGGTATTTCCAAGGCGAAATTTCCACGTGTCCTCACTGCGAGACAGAAATGGAAGTATATTCCCGTATCGTGGGCTATCTGCGCCCTGTCAACCAGTGGAATGCCGGGAAACAGGAAGAGTTCGGAATGCGCTCCCGTTATCGGGTTGAGGATGCCGGCGCTGTGAAAGAAAAGCTTTCCACCGCTCCCTGA
- a CDS encoding anaerobic ribonucleoside-triphosphate reductase activating protein, which produces MLFGGYQPFTLSDYPGCIAAIAFTQGCNFRCVFCHNGSLLPEGKSGTGLYSAEDIMVRLRPRSSQLDGLVITGGEPTLHEDLPEFIAQVKALGLKLKLDTNGSRPDRLAALIQGGLVDYIAMDIKAPLHAYSRVCGTAVETAAIQESIALLGASAIPHHFRTTYSSAFLSEAELEEIRALVPKGSKHIVQRFQPEHALSPQLRGETKEA; this is translated from the coding sequence ATGCTTTTCGGAGGATATCAGCCTTTCACCTTGAGTGATTATCCCGGCTGTATTGCCGCCATCGCGTTTACGCAAGGTTGCAATTTCCGCTGTGTATTTTGTCATAACGGAAGCCTGTTGCCTGAGGGCAAAAGCGGCACCGGACTCTATTCTGCGGAAGATATCATGGTGCGCCTTCGGCCGCGCTCCAGTCAGCTTGACGGGCTTGTCATTACCGGCGGCGAACCTACCCTCCATGAGGATCTGCCCGAATTCATAGCACAGGTGAAGGCTTTGGGCTTAAAGCTAAAGCTGGACACGAACGGCAGCCGTCCAGACAGGCTGGCGGCGCTGATCCAAGGCGGTCTTGTCGATTATATTGCCATGGACATTAAAGCGCCTTTACACGCTTATAGCCGCGTATGCGGTACGGCTGTGGAGACGGCAGCTATTCAGGAGAGCATCGCTTTGTTGGGCGCCTCGGCCATTCCTCATCATTTCCGAACTACGTATTCTTCAGCTTTTCTCAGTGAAGCGGAACTGGAAGAGATTCGCGCGTTGGTGCCGAAAGGGTCGAAGCATATTGTTCAACGCTTCCAGCCTGAACATGCCCTGTCCCCTCAGTTACGCGGGGAGACCAAGGAGGCGTAA
- a CDS encoding right-handed parallel beta-helix repeat-containing protein: MKYSACHSLFIAVFLLAGILPCAAHENTAAEERSPLPVLTIQGRDHGIVPDTDEDMGPPLRRLLSTPEYQEVPVTIVLEKGLYCLHGAVKDFAAVRLENLKHITLAGAGKETFFVVRNPSIGAFALINCEKVSFQNFSIDYNPVPYAVGTVLLVEHQSGFLDVALSPQFPQLSEPWFGTTRKATDQWGMIFDAQKDSLMEGVSDRIHVQYVKQLSHSAWRIQLSDKSDLQGIRPGSRYLHLAPYVQGGALFYGSCSDCSAQDLTIYASPGIGIGSFNSSGLSLSKIHVERKVTSARPLSTNAEAVHSQDDRDGPLVENCRLMHMAGDGIVIYGMPHTITSLLSPTELRVLRNSALRQGDSVQLFDAQRGEHFVETQILELQPAPCDEDRITLSHELKGIRPGPITLDLYNQSRNGSGFVLRNNHIENHRRHGMIIRASQGIIENNELRDFGGLGILIGNSTSGPGAGLPCCLSVRNNLLVNGGRSRWYAVSRNSASIQIGCFTAGGKTAPTRAIHDVVLENNDIINPPGAALYLGAVRNVLVQGLQVDYTQTEGSRNSSAIMVENGDNVKMSHIRVNSASRQLEAAVSIGEDCAQGDAGVLIEEIQLSGAVDTQLVVDKRLP; encoded by the coding sequence ATGAAATATTCCGCCTGTCATAGCCTTTTTATCGCTGTCTTTTTACTGGCAGGGATACTGCCTTGCGCGGCGCATGAAAACACGGCGGCAGAAGAACGCTCCCCCCTCCCCGTCCTCACGATTCAAGGAAGGGATCACGGTATAGTCCCCGACACCGATGAAGACATGGGCCCGCCGCTGCGCCGCTTATTATCCACACCGGAATACCAAGAAGTACCTGTCACTATCGTCTTGGAAAAGGGGCTTTATTGCCTCCATGGCGCCGTCAAAGATTTTGCCGCTGTACGGCTCGAAAATCTGAAGCACATCACCCTTGCAGGTGCTGGTAAAGAGACCTTCTTTGTGGTTCGCAATCCAAGTATCGGCGCTTTCGCCTTGATCAATTGCGAGAAAGTAAGCTTTCAAAACTTCAGCATTGATTATAATCCCGTGCCCTATGCCGTGGGCACCGTGCTGCTGGTCGAGCATCAGAGCGGTTTTCTCGATGTCGCCCTCTCCCCTCAGTTCCCGCAATTATCGGAACCTTGGTTTGGAACAACACGAAAGGCTACGGATCAATGGGGCATGATTTTTGACGCTCAAAAAGACAGCCTGATGGAGGGCGTGTCCGACCGTATTCACGTTCAGTACGTGAAGCAGCTCAGTCATAGCGCATGGCGTATACAGCTATCTGATAAAAGCGACTTGCAGGGGATCCGCCCGGGAAGCCGTTATCTTCACTTAGCCCCCTACGTGCAGGGCGGCGCACTCTTTTACGGCAGCTGCTCCGACTGCAGCGCCCAAGATCTTACCATCTACGCCTCACCCGGTATCGGGATTGGCTCTTTCAACAGCTCGGGTCTATCCCTTTCCAAGATTCACGTCGAAAGAAAAGTAACAAGTGCCCGCCCTCTCAGCACCAACGCCGAAGCCGTACACAGTCAGGACGATCGAGACGGGCCTTTGGTAGAAAACTGCCGCTTGATGCATATGGCAGGTGACGGCATCGTCATATACGGTATGCCCCACACCATCACCAGCCTGTTGTCGCCCACGGAATTGCGGGTCCTTAGAAATAGCGCGCTGCGACAAGGAGATTCCGTACAGCTCTTTGACGCGCAGCGTGGCGAACATTTTGTAGAAACCCAGATTCTGGAACTACAGCCTGCCCCCTGTGATGAAGACCGCATAACCCTAAGCCATGAACTCAAGGGTATACGCCCCGGCCCCATAACCCTTGATCTTTACAACCAATCACGGAACGGATCAGGCTTTGTCCTGCGCAACAATCATATTGAAAACCATCGCCGCCACGGCATGATCATCCGAGCTTCGCAGGGCATAATCGAAAACAATGAACTGCGTGATTTCGGCGGACTGGGCATACTCATTGGCAACAGCACATCCGGCCCCGGCGCGGGACTCCCATGCTGCTTATCTGTGAGAAACAATCTGTTGGTGAACGGCGGCCGTTCGCGGTGGTACGCCGTATCTAGAAACAGCGCTTCCATCCAAATAGGCTGTTTTACGGCAGGCGGCAAAACAGCGCCGACCCGTGCTATTCATGATGTAGTTTTAGAAAATAACGACATCATAAATCCGCCGGGCGCGGCTCTATATCTGGGCGCCGTGCGCAATGTCTTGGTGCAAGGGCTGCAAGTTGATTACACCCAGACGGAAGGGAGTCGAAACTCTTCGGCCATCATGGTGGAAAATGGGGACAACGTGAAGATGAGCCACATCCGCGTGAATTCTGCCTCACGCCAACTGGAAGCGGCCGTGTCCATCGGCGAAGATTGCGCCCAAGGAGATGCCGGCGTACTCATTGAAGAAATACAGCTGAGCGGCGCAGTGGATACCCAATTGGTTGTGGATAAACGCCTGCCTTGA
- a CDS encoding sulfatase — MTTLSRRTFTLGSILSCLGAAASEKPLPSVKQRGSTRPNLVVMVADDLRWDCLGFMGNSIVQTPHLDSLAAAALTFDNAYVTTSICAPSRASIFSGQYVCRHGINDFSTAFTEEQWAACYPAQLRAAGYTTAFVGKFGVGDQLPVEAFDYWRGFGGQGQYEQSDDQGNYQHLTSQIRGHALAFLETVDHQKPFCLSVSFKSPHCQDGDDRQFIYDPVYESLYEGALIPQPEHLQDHFEDRFPDFFKKDSEARRRWEIRFSTPELYQKMVKGYYRLIKGIDDTVGAVRRELEKRGLAENTVILFCSDNGFFLGDHGLAGKWFGYEGSVRIPMLLFDPRISPAQQGRRSSQIALNIDIAPTLLQLAGVDVPASMQGSDLSPLFLSDADPWREDFFYEHHFKHPGIPRSEGLVSREYKYLHYIDEQPVYEELFDLRNDPHEQHNLVHDPQKTELLKEMRARYEVLKAACCP; from the coding sequence ATGACCACCCTTTCGCGCAGAACCTTTACCTTAGGCAGTATTTTGTCCTGTCTTGGAGCCGCAGCGTCGGAAAAGCCCCTTCCCTCTGTTAAGCAACGGGGATCAACGCGGCCGAATCTGGTGGTGATGGTGGCAGATGATTTGCGTTGGGATTGTCTGGGATTTATGGGGAATAGCATTGTACAGACGCCGCACTTGGATTCTTTGGCGGCAGCAGCGCTCACCTTCGACAACGCCTATGTGACTACGTCCATTTGTGCGCCGAGCCGCGCCTCCATTTTCTCGGGACAATATGTGTGCCGTCACGGTATCAACGATTTCTCCACAGCTTTCACGGAAGAGCAGTGGGCGGCCTGCTATCCCGCACAGCTGCGCGCCGCAGGCTACACGACCGCCTTTGTCGGGAAATTCGGCGTGGGGGATCAGTTGCCCGTAGAGGCCTTCGATTATTGGCGTGGATTTGGCGGTCAGGGACAGTATGAGCAAAGCGATGACCAAGGTAACTATCAGCATCTCACCTCGCAGATTCGGGGCCATGCCTTAGCCTTTCTGGAGACGGTGGATCATCAAAAGCCTTTTTGCTTATCCGTGAGTTTTAAATCGCCCCATTGTCAGGATGGTGATGATCGACAATTCATTTATGATCCGGTCTATGAATCGCTCTATGAAGGGGCGTTGATTCCGCAGCCCGAACACTTGCAAGATCATTTCGAAGACCGTTTCCCCGACTTCTTCAAAAAGGATAGTGAAGCGCGGCGGCGCTGGGAAATACGCTTTTCAACGCCCGAGCTTTATCAGAAGATGGTGAAAGGCTATTATCGGCTTATTAAGGGGATTGATGACACCGTCGGCGCTGTACGTCGTGAGCTTGAAAAGCGCGGGCTGGCGGAAAACACGGTCATTCTCTTCTGCTCAGACAACGGCTTTTTCTTGGGTGATCACGGTCTCGCCGGGAAATGGTTCGGCTATGAGGGCTCCGTGCGGATTCCCATGCTTCTCTTCGATCCGAGAATATCGCCGGCGCAGCAAGGCCGCCGTAGCTCTCAAATCGCATTGAACATCGACATTGCGCCCACGCTATTACAGTTGGCAGGTGTGGATGTTCCTGCTTCCATGCAGGGAAGCGATCTAAGCCCCTTATTCTTGAGCGATGCCGACCCATGGCGCGAAGATTTCTTCTATGAGCATCACTTCAAGCATCCCGGGATTCCTCGGTCGGAAGGGCTCGTCTCCCGCGAATATAAGTATCTGCACTATATTGATGAGCAGCCCGTTTACGAGGAACTTTTCGATCTGCGCAACGATCCTCACGAGCAGCATAATCTCGTCCACGATCCGCAAAAGACTGAATTGCTCAAGGAGATGCGCGCGCGCTATGAGGTATTAAAAGCGGCCTGTTGTCCGTAA